A stretch of the Effusibacillus pohliae DSM 22757 genome encodes the following:
- the yqfD gene encoding sporulation protein YqfD produces the protein MLNRILLDYYKGYVIVTVSGKQLATLVNLASREGIWIRDILYGANGSLQMTILRTDVRRLRPLLRQTGCKIHFGKRTGFPFLLQRARRRKSFVAGCLVFVALLYTLTSVIWSVEVEGAKKLSPETILAAAEATGIRKGAWIGRLPAADVLQAEILDKVPELSWVGVSIHGTKVRIQVMEKVSPPDPQPSKPQHIVAAKPGVIEKILPEKGIAQVRPGQTVKPGEILISGSLEDGKTFVHAKGTVEARVWERTEMRVPLELVRQVYTGHSFKKNFVMFGSFPVQVWGYGHTPYRRFEEQAIDREFHVGSFTLPIRFREVTVKEAQEETISLSKEQAEAEAKHRAAEDVMAKIGGKGRIDRQIILHSRIEHGNLYTTVLSEVIEDIGKPQPF, from the coding sequence ATGTTAAACCGGATTTTGTTGGATTATTATAAAGGGTACGTGATCGTGACGGTCAGCGGGAAACAGCTTGCGACGCTGGTGAATTTGGCCAGTCGGGAAGGGATCTGGATTCGCGACATTCTGTACGGGGCGAACGGCAGCCTGCAGATGACGATCCTGCGCACCGATGTTCGCCGGCTTCGCCCGTTGTTGCGGCAGACCGGCTGCAAAATTCACTTCGGAAAACGGACGGGCTTTCCGTTCCTGCTGCAGCGGGCCCGCCGCAGAAAATCATTCGTCGCCGGCTGCCTGGTGTTTGTGGCGCTGTTGTATACGTTAACGTCGGTGATCTGGTCGGTGGAAGTGGAAGGTGCGAAAAAACTGTCGCCGGAAACGATCCTTGCGGCCGCCGAAGCGACCGGGATCCGGAAAGGGGCGTGGATCGGCCGGCTGCCTGCTGCGGATGTTTTGCAAGCCGAAATTTTGGACAAAGTTCCCGAGCTGTCCTGGGTGGGTGTCAGCATTCACGGCACGAAGGTCCGCATTCAGGTGATGGAAAAAGTGTCCCCTCCCGACCCGCAGCCGAGCAAACCGCAGCACATCGTGGCGGCAAAGCCGGGTGTGATCGAAAAGATTCTGCCGGAAAAAGGGATTGCCCAGGTGCGGCCGGGGCAAACGGTCAAGCCGGGGGAAATTCTGATCTCCGGCAGTCTGGAAGACGGCAAGACGTTTGTCCATGCGAAAGGAACGGTCGAGGCGAGGGTATGGGAGAGAACCGAGATGCGTGTCCCGCTGGAACTGGTGCGGCAGGTCTATACGGGGCATTCTTTCAAAAAAAATTTTGTGATGTTCGGGTCGTTTCCCGTCCAGGTATGGGGGTATGGCCATACGCCGTACAGACGTTTCGAGGAACAGGCGATCGACCGGGAATTTCATGTCGGTTCGTTTACACTGCCCATCCGGTTCCGGGAAGTCACCGTCAAGGAAGCGCAGGAAGAAACAATCTCGCTGAGCAAGGAACAAGCGGAAGCGGAAGCGAAACATCGCGCGGCGGAAGATGTGATGGCGAAAATCGGAGGAAAAGGGCGAATCGACCGGCAAATCATTTTACATTCGAGAATCGAGCATGGTAATCTATATACAACAGTTTTAAGCGAAGTCATAGAGGATATAGGCAAACCTCAACCTTTCTAG
- the era gene encoding GTPase Era, whose protein sequence is MAQANYKSGFVALIGRPNVGKSTLLNQIIGQKLAIMSDKPQTTRNKIRGVYTTETGQAVFLDTPGIHKPHHKLGDYMVRTAITTLNEVDLVCMLIDATEEKGPGDQFIMEQLRKVDTPVFLLINKIDAVSRERALERIAGYKDDFPFREIIPISALTGENVDRLRSLIFNYLPEGPQYYPADQVTDHPERFVVAELIREKVLHLTREEIPHSVAVVVEQMQYREEKELLYIHAVIYVERDSQKAILIGKRGTMLKEIGKRAREDIEHLLGSRTYLELWVKVKEDWRNRELMLRNFGFTDNE, encoded by the coding sequence ATGGCGCAAGCCAACTATAAATCAGGATTTGTCGCACTGATTGGCCGGCCGAATGTCGGAAAATCGACATTGCTCAACCAGATCATCGGGCAAAAGCTGGCGATTATGTCAGACAAACCGCAAACCACCCGCAACAAGATCCGCGGCGTCTATACGACGGAGACGGGCCAGGCCGTTTTTCTCGATACACCCGGCATTCACAAACCGCATCACAAACTGGGTGATTACATGGTCCGCACGGCGATCACCACACTGAATGAAGTGGATCTGGTCTGTATGCTCATCGACGCAACGGAAGAAAAGGGGCCGGGGGACCAGTTTATCATGGAACAGCTGCGCAAGGTCGACACACCGGTGTTTCTGCTGATCAACAAAATCGACGCGGTATCGCGGGAACGGGCACTGGAACGGATCGCCGGCTACAAAGATGACTTCCCGTTCCGGGAAATCATTCCGATTTCCGCGCTGACAGGGGAAAATGTCGACCGCCTGCGTTCGCTGATTTTCAACTATTTGCCGGAGGGCCCGCAGTACTATCCCGCAGACCAGGTGACCGACCATCCGGAGCGGTTTGTTGTTGCCGAACTGATTCGGGAAAAGGTGCTGCACCTGACCCGGGAGGAAATTCCCCATTCGGTTGCTGTGGTAGTGGAACAGATGCAGTACCGGGAAGAGAAAGAACTGCTGTACATCCATGCGGTGATCTACGTGGAACGGGATTCGCAAAAAGCGATTTTGATTGGAAAGCGCGGCACCATGTTGAAGGAGATCGGCAAGCGGGCACGCGAGGACATCGAGCATCTGCTCGGATCGAGGACGTATCTCGAACTGTGGGTGAAAGTCAAGGAGGATTGGCGCAACCGGGAATTGATGCTGCGCAATTTCGGGTTCACCGACA
- a CDS encoding diacylglycerol kinase family protein — translation MRWLQGFLNSLRYASEGITYTLATQRNMQIHFAIAFVVMIFCLVLDVSRSEIILVFFAIVLVIGAELANTAIESLVDLVTADYHKLAKIAKDTAAAAVLLAALHAIIVGLLVFHDKFWPLRLRPLPGQTIEWYLVALGPVMILYFIIRTWVTRGRG, via the coding sequence ATGCGGTGGCTGCAGGGATTTCTGAACAGCCTCCGGTATGCCTCGGAGGGAATCACCTATACATTGGCCACACAGCGAAATATGCAGATCCATTTTGCGATTGCGTTTGTCGTAATGATCTTCTGCCTGGTGCTCGATGTGTCCAGGTCGGAGATCATTCTCGTGTTTTTTGCGATCGTTTTGGTAATCGGGGCGGAACTTGCAAATACTGCGATTGAATCATTGGTCGATCTGGTGACCGCTGATTACCACAAGCTCGCCAAGATCGCGAAGGATACGGCGGCCGCGGCGGTGCTGCTGGCGGCGCTGCACGCGATCATCGTCGGGCTTTTGGTGTTTCACGACAAATTTTGGCCGCTGCGGCTGCGCCCCCTGCCAGGGCAGACGATCGAATGGTATCTGGTCGCTTTGGGGCCCGTCATGATTTTGTATTTTATTATTCGGACATGGGTGACACGGGGAAGGGGATAG
- a CDS encoding PhoH family protein, translating into MDTATRKISLQSNQEAIQIFGPNDANLKRIEADFSAKIVVRGGEITVSGTQDEVDTLEHLFDVLAQLVRKGTAVGEREIGYAIEMAKQGAAEELLELFSEQIATTSKGKPIRVKTLGQRFYIQAIRKQDIVFGIGPAGTGKTYLAVVMAVMALKKGQVNKIVLTRPAVEAGENLGFLPGDLQEKVDPYLRPLYDALYDVMGTENVQKAMERGIIEVAPLAYMRGRTLEDSFVILDEAQNTTPEQMKMFLTRLGFGSKMVITGDITQIDLPRGKLSGLNEALRILREIKEISFVFLTEQDVVRHHLVQKIIAAYAKADEQPVAKTSSGK; encoded by the coding sequence TTGGATACAGCGACCCGTAAAATTTCCCTGCAATCCAACCAGGAGGCGATCCAGATCTTTGGTCCGAACGATGCCAACCTGAAGCGGATTGAGGCTGATTTTTCCGCCAAAATCGTAGTCCGGGGCGGAGAGATTACGGTCAGCGGCACGCAGGATGAAGTGGATACGCTAGAGCATTTGTTCGACGTTCTTGCGCAACTGGTGCGAAAAGGAACCGCGGTCGGGGAACGGGAGATCGGCTACGCGATTGAAATGGCCAAACAGGGTGCGGCCGAGGAACTGTTGGAACTGTTCAGCGAACAGATCGCTACGACCAGCAAAGGCAAACCGATTCGCGTCAAAACGTTGGGACAGCGGTTCTATATCCAGGCGATTCGCAAACAGGACATCGTCTTCGGCATCGGACCGGCGGGCACCGGCAAAACGTACCTGGCGGTCGTGATGGCGGTCATGGCCTTAAAGAAAGGTCAGGTCAACAAAATCGTGCTCACCCGACCGGCGGTGGAAGCGGGAGAAAACCTGGGGTTCCTGCCCGGCGACCTGCAGGAGAAAGTCGATCCCTACCTGCGTCCTTTGTACGATGCGTTGTATGACGTGATGGGGACGGAAAACGTGCAGAAAGCCATGGAGCGCGGAATCATCGAAGTGGCGCCTTTGGCATACATGCGGGGGCGGACGCTGGAGGATTCGTTTGTCATCCTGGACGAAGCGCAAAACACCACTCCCGAACAAATGAAAATGTTCCTCACCCGGCTGGGATTCGGTTCGAAAATGGTGATCACGGGTGACATCACGCAGATCGATCTGCCGCGCGGCAAACTGTCGGGTCTCAACGAGGCCTTGCGAATTTTGCGGGAGATCAAGGAGATCTCCTTTGTCTTCCTGACCGAACAGGATGTCGTGCGGCACCATCTGGTGCAAAAAATCATCGCCGCTTACGCGAAAGCGGACGAACAGCCTGTCGCAAAAACCAGCAGCGGGAAGTAA
- a CDS encoding cytidine deaminase, protein MTTEHLIELAKQARDKAYVPYSNFPVGAAVLTRDGKVVTGCNIENASYGLSNCAERTAIFKLLSEGPAEIRMIAVVADTPRPVPPCGACRQVMAEFCRPDTKVILSNLQGDRKETTVGELLPFSFAKEDLHGASQL, encoded by the coding sequence ATGACGACAGAACACTTGATCGAGTTGGCCAAACAGGCGCGGGACAAAGCGTACGTCCCGTACTCGAATTTTCCGGTGGGTGCTGCTGTTTTGACCCGGGATGGCAAGGTTGTGACCGGCTGCAACATCGAAAATGCGTCTTACGGACTGTCCAATTGCGCCGAGCGTACGGCCATTTTCAAACTGCTGTCGGAAGGACCGGCCGAGATCCGAATGATCGCGGTGGTGGCGGACACGCCCCGCCCGGTTCCGCCCTGCGGCGCGTGCCGGCAGGTGATGGCCGAATTCTGCCGGCCGGATACGAAAGTCATTCTCAGCAATCTGCAGGGAGACCGGAAGGAAACAACCGTAGGCGAACTTCTACCATTCTCGTTTGCAAAGGAGGATTTGCATGGCGCAAGCCAACTATAA
- the ybeY gene encoding rRNA maturation RNase YbeY yields the protein MNIQDTRVIVEIVDEVNAAFSFDVAELLTKAVRAAAAYEQIEAGEVVVSLVDDETIRDLNRTYRQKDAPTDVLSFALLESYEEEPDILFGEEEEVEAEPLGDIVISVPTAIRQAEEYGHSVERELAFLTVHGFLHLIGYDHLTEADEQKMFSRQEAILENIGLARG from the coding sequence ATGAACATACAAGATACACGCGTGATCGTGGAAATTGTCGATGAAGTGAACGCCGCTTTTTCGTTTGATGTAGCGGAGCTGCTGACAAAAGCGGTACGGGCGGCGGCCGCTTACGAGCAGATCGAAGCGGGTGAAGTGGTCGTGTCGCTGGTCGACGACGAGACGATCCGCGACCTGAATCGCACCTACCGGCAAAAAGACGCTCCGACCGACGTGCTCTCATTCGCGTTGCTGGAATCGTATGAAGAGGAGCCGGACATTTTGTTTGGGGAGGAAGAAGAGGTGGAAGCGGAACCGCTTGGCGACATCGTGATCTCGGTGCCGACCGCGATCCGGCAGGCGGAGGAATACGGCCACAGCGTCGAACGGGAATTGGCGTTTCTGACGGTTCACGGCTTCCTGCATCTGATCGGATATGACCATCTGACAGAAGCGGATGAGCAGAAAATGTTCAGCCGGCAGGAGGCGATCCTGGAGAACATCGGTCTGGCAAGAGGGTGA
- a CDS encoding C39 family peptidase, with the protein MGNRKILGGVLTIQLAALFAGTVQAAEPGYSMYYQEASIDEATKAVLLEKERLVEMYVEAKQGKRSMEEVEKAVQNFEKKHKIDPKRPLATSKFSSHPSKPDDPKTVQTGTSPGSVSAQRTPNYSSNYVYDLYQETQWNGYYCGPATAAMIIKSKQVSTSQSETASLLGTESYKETPWSVGPSTSPSYPMRDALNYKLNTSWYVPYGLPESVTTTTFKDHITFDVDFDYGVAGDAYEVPNGPHLVGHPVSQTIYHWFAIDGYSNNGDSTHYADPASGCSALSWGNNVPKYSTMSTSTVATIVNGRGIIW; encoded by the coding sequence ATGGGTAATCGCAAAATCCTTGGAGGTGTTCTGACAATCCAGCTTGCGGCCCTTTTCGCGGGTACAGTGCAGGCGGCGGAACCCGGCTACAGCATGTATTATCAGGAAGCTTCGATTGACGAAGCAACCAAAGCAGTGCTTTTGGAAAAAGAAAGACTGGTCGAAATGTACGTGGAAGCAAAACAGGGCAAGCGGTCGATGGAGGAGGTGGAAAAAGCGGTTCAAAACTTTGAGAAAAAACATAAAATCGATCCGAAACGTCCCCTTGCAACCAGTAAGTTTTCTTCCCACCCGTCCAAGCCTGACGACCCCAAAACAGTGCAAACCGGAACCTCGCCAGGTAGCGTGAGCGCACAACGGACACCGAACTACAGTTCCAACTATGTGTACGATTTGTACCAGGAAACCCAATGGAACGGTTACTATTGCGGTCCGGCCACTGCGGCCATGATCATCAAATCGAAACAGGTATCTACCAGTCAGTCGGAAACTGCATCGCTGCTGGGGACGGAGAGTTATAAAGAGACGCCGTGGTCGGTTGGACCATCAACCAGCCCATCATACCCCATGAGAGACGCACTCAACTACAAACTCAATACCAGTTGGTATGTACCCTACGGACTGCCGGAAAGTGTCACCACGACCACGTTCAAAGATCATATAACCTTTGACGTTGATTTTGATTATGGCGTTGCCGGTGATGCGTATGAAGTGCCGAACGGTCCGCATTTGGTGGGTCACCCCGTCAGCCAAACGATTTACCATTGGTTTGCGATAGACGGGTACTCCAATAATGGGGATTCGACCCATTATGCGGATCCCGCATCCGGTTGTTCTGCATTGTCATGGGGCAATAATGTGCCCAAGTATTCGACAATGAGCACGTCGACGGTGGCAACGATTGTTAATGGACGAGGGATCATCTGGTAG
- a CDS encoding HD family phosphohydrolase encodes MALKLEKNIRQITLTPELVRSNGMRAAIYAVLFLCLFFLFYGNVTPTRYNYQVGDIAQEDIKAPTDAINTQATEQKRREAADNVQKVYNLDPTVEQKALATVNNLFDVAQRVIADPNLAQQQKKAELQKVPIAVRDQILDKLLAMSPNQLARVKNETDSLISFFLGKSFPEESLATAPAVLDSKLVGIDLPADARMVIRDLVLTSLRPNMVYDQKQTEELREKAKREVQEVRIFKGDLIVRKGELITQEKLGLLRDLKLLAEQPNYKIYVGLALLLLFSLALLEVYMRIARSRLAANNHLLLLLSLVILLTATVMKIVSLAAPLNLQAIGYLAPLAMGTMLLTILFDAPLAIIGSIIFSLFTALLFDFRFEYLFVGIVSALTGVFAVARVKHRLVLMRAAFIIAGVNLLAIATVQSLLSSVNFTWQGLLQALLFGLANGLLSGILTIGTLPFLESLFGILTPISLLELSNPNHPLLKKLLMEAPGTYHHSLIVGNLAETAAEMVGGDPLLCRVGGYFHDVGKAKRPMFFIENQNGRENPHDKVAPSLSHLIITSHVRDGVEMQEEYRLPKPIRDICEQHHGTTVLWYFYNKALEQEKNQSVNIDDYRYPGPKPQTKEAAIIMLCDSVEAAVRSMSRPNPNRIEAVIRKIIKDRLNDGQLDECDLTLKDLDKIASALMKALNGIYHARIEYPDPPAAKS; translated from the coding sequence ATGGCTTTGAAGCTGGAGAAAAACATCCGCCAGATTACGTTGACACCGGAACTGGTCCGCAGCAACGGGATGCGCGCCGCGATCTATGCGGTTTTGTTTTTGTGCCTGTTCTTTCTGTTCTATGGGAATGTGACACCGACCCGCTACAATTATCAGGTCGGCGATATTGCGCAAGAGGACATCAAGGCGCCGACGGACGCCATCAACACGCAAGCAACCGAACAGAAGCGGCGGGAGGCCGCTGACAACGTGCAAAAAGTCTACAATCTGGATCCGACCGTCGAGCAGAAGGCGCTGGCCACCGTCAACAACCTGTTCGATGTGGCGCAGCGGGTGATCGCCGATCCGAACCTGGCGCAACAGCAAAAAAAGGCGGAGCTGCAAAAAGTACCGATCGCCGTCAGGGACCAGATTCTGGACAAGCTGTTGGCGATGTCGCCGAACCAGCTGGCGCGGGTGAAAAACGAAACGGACAGCCTGATCAGCTTCTTTCTGGGTAAAAGCTTTCCGGAAGAATCGCTGGCGACCGCTCCCGCCGTACTTGACAGCAAGCTGGTAGGCATCGACCTGCCGGCGGACGCCCGCATGGTGATCCGCGATCTGGTGCTGACCTCGCTGCGGCCGAACATGGTGTACGACCAGAAACAAACGGAAGAATTGCGGGAAAAGGCGAAGCGGGAAGTGCAGGAAGTCCGGATTTTCAAAGGCGACCTGATCGTTCGCAAGGGCGAGCTGATCACCCAGGAAAAATTGGGCCTGCTGCGCGACCTGAAACTGCTCGCGGAACAACCGAATTACAAGATCTACGTCGGACTGGCCTTGCTTCTGCTGTTCTCGCTGGCGCTTCTGGAAGTGTACATGCGGATCGCGCGATCCAGACTGGCGGCCAACAACCACCTGCTGCTGCTGCTCAGTCTGGTGATCCTGCTGACGGCGACCGTCATGAAAATCGTATCGCTTGCAGCCCCGCTCAACCTGCAGGCGATCGGGTATCTGGCGCCGCTTGCGATGGGTACCATGTTATTGACGATCCTGTTTGACGCGCCGCTGGCAATCATCGGCAGTATCATTTTTTCTTTGTTTACGGCGCTGTTGTTCGATTTCCGGTTTGAGTATCTGTTTGTCGGCATCGTCTCCGCGCTGACCGGCGTGTTTGCGGTCGCCCGGGTTAAACACCGGCTGGTGCTGATGCGGGCCGCCTTTATCATCGCCGGCGTCAACCTGCTGGCGATCGCTACTGTACAGTCGCTGCTGTCGTCGGTCAATTTTACCTGGCAGGGGTTGCTGCAGGCGCTTCTGTTCGGGTTGGCCAACGGTTTGCTGTCCGGCATTCTGACGATCGGGACACTGCCGTTTCTGGAAAGCCTGTTCGGGATTCTGACGCCGATCAGCCTGCTGGAACTGTCCAACCCGAACCATCCGCTGCTGAAAAAATTGCTGATGGAAGCGCCCGGCACCTACCATCACAGCCTGATCGTCGGCAACCTGGCGGAAACGGCGGCGGAAATGGTCGGCGGCGACCCGCTGTTGTGCCGGGTGGGCGGCTATTTTCACGATGTGGGGAAAGCGAAGCGGCCGATGTTCTTTATCGAAAATCAGAACGGCCGGGAAAATCCGCATGACAAGGTGGCGCCGAGCCTGTCCCACCTGATCATCACGTCGCATGTGCGGGACGGGGTGGAAATGCAGGAAGAATACCGGCTGCCGAAACCGATTCGCGATATTTGCGAACAGCACCACGGCACCACCGTCTTGTGGTATTTTTACAACAAGGCGTTGGAACAGGAGAAAAACCAGAGCGTCAACATCGACGACTATCGCTATCCGGGGCCGAAGCCGCAGACGAAGGAAGCGGCGATCATCATGCTCTGCGACTCGGTGGAAGCGGCCGTCCGTTCGATGAGCCGGCCCAATCCGAACCGGATTGAAGCGGTGATCCGGAAAATCATCAAGGACCGACTGAACGACGGGCAGCTGGACGAATGCGATCTGACTTTGAAAGACTTGGACAAAATTGCGAGTGCTCTGATGAAGGCGTTGAACGGGATCTATCACGCGCGGATCGAGTATCCCGATCCGCCTGCTGCCAAGTCTTAG
- a CDS encoding inositol monophosphatase family protein: protein MESILISVRDIAMEAAIVAGKITKERFGGSFAMSEKGEFGDLVTEVDHLAEREILRMIRAHFPDHQIRSEETGWSGVEGDWLWLVDPLDGTNNYALGIPLYGVSITLLYRQQPILGVIYDSHLEKLYIAEKDKGAVCNGLPLRVRAKDDVRKMTVGWIQGHGVQKHSEAMRLKQHLDGQFKRVLRLWAPSLLWCMLARGDLDGIVLYNSEGDDLYAGILMAREAGAAVIDFDGKPFSGINAEPYIIACHPDRGETFLQIVRTGLA, encoded by the coding sequence ATGGAATCGATTCTGATATCGGTAAGAGACATCGCAATGGAAGCGGCGATTGTGGCTGGAAAAATAACGAAAGAGCGGTTTGGCGGCAGTTTTGCTATGTCGGAGAAAGGGGAATTCGGCGACCTGGTGACGGAAGTGGATCACCTTGCCGAACGGGAGATTTTGCGGATGATCCGGGCTCATTTTCCCGATCATCAGATTCGCAGCGAGGAAACGGGATGGTCGGGAGTGGAGGGAGACTGGCTGTGGCTGGTCGATCCGTTGGATGGAACCAATAATTACGCATTGGGCATTCCGCTCTACGGTGTGTCGATTACTCTGCTTTACCGCCAACAGCCGATCTTGGGCGTGATTTATGATTCCCATCTGGAAAAATTGTACATCGCGGAGAAGGACAAAGGAGCGGTTTGCAACGGCCTGCCGCTTCGAGTTCGAGCGAAGGATGATGTCCGCAAGATGACGGTAGGCTGGATCCAGGGGCACGGCGTGCAAAAGCATTCTGAAGCGATGCGCCTCAAGCAGCATCTGGACGGACAATTCAAGCGGGTGCTGCGGTTGTGGGCTCCCTCTTTGCTTTGGTGCATGTTGGCCCGTGGAGATTTGGACGGCATTGTGCTTTACAACTCCGAAGGGGATGATTTGTACGCCGGAATTCTGATGGCCCGGGAAGCGGGAGCCGCTGTGATCGATTTTGACGGGAAGCCGTTCTCGGGGATCAATGCGGAACCCTATATCATTGCTTGCCACCCGGACCGGGGCGAAACGTTTTTGCAGATTGTGCGGACGGGGCTTGCGTAG
- the yqfC gene encoding sporulation protein YqfC, with translation MRAFDKLKNAAADLLELPKDAIHDVPRVTLVGGLQLFVENHAGILEFSESRIRLAHSGGELQILGKRLLIRYIQPREMLVEGDISEIKWV, from the coding sequence GTGCGGGCGTTTGACAAATTGAAGAACGCGGCGGCCGATCTGCTAGAACTGCCGAAAGATGCAATCCATGATGTGCCGCGCGTCACCCTCGTGGGCGGCTTGCAATTGTTTGTGGAAAATCACGCGGGCATTCTCGAGTTCAGCGAATCTCGCATTCGGCTCGCCCATTCCGGCGGAGAACTGCAGATTCTGGGAAAACGCCTGCTGATCCGCTACATTCAGCCCCGTGAAATGCTGGTCGAAGGGGATATCAGCGAAATCAAGTGGGTATAA
- the floA gene encoding flotillin-like protein FloA (flotillin-like protein involved in membrane lipid rafts), giving the protein MDQAFIALLVLVGLGIIVLAVLFTFIPVALWISAWAAGVRISIFTLIGMRLRRVIPARIVEPLIKATKAGLNITTNQLESHYLAGGNVDRVVNALIAAERANIQLGFERAAAIDLAGRDVLQAVQMSVNPRVIETPIVSAVAKDGIEVRVRARVTVRANIDRLVGGAGEETILARVGEGVVSTIGSSNNHKDVLENPDSISKTVLAKGLDAGTAFEILSIDIADVDVGKNIGAQLQTDQAEADKRIAQAKAEERRAMAVAREQEMRAYVEEMRAKVVEAESEVPKAMAEALRQGKLGVMDYMNLQNIMADTDMRDAIAKMGDEPGKDGKK; this is encoded by the coding sequence ATGGATCAAGCTTTTATCGCACTGTTAGTGCTGGTGGGGCTCGGCATTATCGTGTTGGCTGTTTTGTTTACGTTCATTCCGGTGGCACTGTGGATTTCCGCCTGGGCGGCGGGTGTGCGCATTTCGATTTTCACGCTGATCGGGATGCGGCTGCGGCGGGTGATACCGGCGCGGATTGTGGAACCGCTGATCAAGGCGACGAAAGCGGGGCTGAATATTACGACGAACCAGTTGGAAAGCCATTATCTGGCGGGCGGGAACGTGGATCGCGTGGTGAATGCGCTGATCGCGGCGGAGCGCGCCAATATCCAGTTGGGCTTTGAACGGGCGGCGGCCATCGACCTCGCGGGCCGCGACGTGCTGCAGGCGGTGCAGATGAGCGTCAACCCGCGCGTGATTGAGACGCCGATCGTATCGGCCGTGGCCAAAGACGGGATCGAGGTGCGTGTCCGGGCACGGGTGACCGTCCGCGCCAATATTGATCGGCTGGTGGGGGGCGCCGGCGAAGAAACGATCCTCGCCCGTGTCGGCGAGGGAGTGGTGAGCACGATCGGCAGCTCCAACAATCACAAGGATGTGTTGGAGAACCCCGATTCGATTTCGAAAACGGTGTTGGCAAAAGGATTGGATGCCGGCACGGCATTCGAAATTCTCTCGATCGACATCGCGGATGTGGACGTTGGCAAAAATATCGGCGCCCAACTGCAGACCGACCAGGCGGAGGCAGACAAGCGGATCGCCCAGGCGAAAGCGGAGGAACGGCGGGCGATGGCGGTGGCGCGGGAACAGGAAATGCGGGCGTATGTGGAAGAGATGCGGGCAAAAGTGGTCGAGGCCGAGTCGGAAGTGCCGAAAGCGATGGCGGAAGCGCTGCGGCAAGGGAAGCTTGGCGTGATGGATTATATGAACCTGCAAAACATTATGGCCGACACCGATATGCGGGACGCGATCGCCAAAATGGGAGATGAGCCCGGCAAGGACGGCAAGAAGTAG